Proteins from a genomic interval of Acidobacteriota bacterium:
- a CDS encoding DUF3857 and transglutaminase domain-containing protein, with protein sequence MLKKLMANLIVSFGALLLMSVSAFAEDPPAWLKQAASAGLPTYDKDVRAVVLHDESIKKVEEDGRIITTTWWAVKVLSREGRKMARASESYNTGSGKIKEMRAWLIRPTGEIKSYGKKETVDMALVDNDVYNDAREKVISAADDAEAGCVFGYEIITEEREVFSQFAWYFQSLSPVVMSRMTVTLPQGWRAEAITFNHDKIEPVMNGNSYTWELRNLQAVEVEPSSPRISKLVAHIAVNIFAPEGKATMIRSFASWKDVSRYASELNDPQAAFNDAMSAKARELTASAKTEFDRIAAIGRYAQSVNYISIQIDLGRGGGYRPHPATDVFAKNYGDCKDKANLMRAMLKPLGIESYAVVIYSGDPNRVLPEWPSPKQFNHCIIAVKVGDATDAPTVIKHPTLGRLLIFDPTDDDTPVGDLPDHEQGSYALIAAGENGDLVKMPSTPPEANRMERTVEASLGADGSLTATVRERSFGQSAVEERRLFKHAARPEYNTAIEHWVTTTVPAAKLSKIEPMDSSYSGQFALDVEFSSPAYAKSMRGNLLMFKPAIVSRRSSELFTSTKRTHPVVLDAEAYSETVKIKLPDNFVVDEIPEGSEINLPFGNYAATFEVKDGHLIFKRSLVLKSATIPVEQYASLRNFFGRVIGTEQAPVVLARK encoded by the coding sequence ATGCTCAAGAAATTGATGGCCAATCTGATTGTCTCCTTTGGGGCGTTGCTGTTGATGAGCGTCAGCGCCTTTGCCGAGGATCCGCCTGCGTGGTTAAAGCAAGCGGCTTCGGCCGGTTTGCCGACCTACGACAAGGATGTTCGCGCCGTGGTGCTGCACGACGAATCCATCAAAAAAGTCGAAGAAGACGGCAGGATCATTACGACCACGTGGTGGGCAGTGAAAGTCCTTTCGCGCGAAGGACGCAAAATGGCCCGTGCCAGTGAGAGCTACAACACCGGTTCCGGCAAGATCAAGGAAATGCGAGCCTGGTTGATTCGCCCGACCGGGGAAATCAAAAGCTACGGCAAAAAAGAAACCGTAGACATGGCGCTGGTGGATAACGATGTGTACAACGATGCTCGCGAGAAAGTGATTTCCGCCGCCGATGACGCCGAGGCCGGATGCGTATTCGGATATGAAATCATCACCGAAGAGCGCGAAGTGTTTTCACAGTTCGCCTGGTACTTTCAATCCCTGAGCCCCGTGGTGATGTCCCGCATGACGGTGACTTTGCCGCAAGGGTGGCGCGCCGAAGCGATCACGTTCAACCACGACAAAATCGAACCAGTGATGAATGGCAATAGCTACACGTGGGAGCTTCGTAACCTGCAGGCGGTGGAAGTCGAACCGTCCAGCCCGCGCATATCCAAGCTGGTCGCTCACATTGCGGTCAACATCTTCGCGCCGGAAGGCAAAGCGACAATGATTCGCAGCTTCGCCAGTTGGAAAGACGTTTCGCGGTACGCCAGCGAACTCAACGATCCGCAAGCCGCATTCAACGATGCAATGTCCGCTAAAGCGCGCGAACTGACCGCCAGCGCAAAAACTGAATTCGATCGCATAGCGGCAATTGGCCGTTACGCGCAATCGGTCAATTACATTTCCATACAGATTGATCTGGGCCGGGGCGGCGGGTATCGCCCGCATCCGGCGACGGATGTGTTTGCCAAAAATTATGGCGATTGCAAAGACAAGGCGAACCTGATGCGGGCAATGCTGAAACCGTTGGGCATTGAATCCTATGCGGTAGTGATTTATTCGGGCGATCCGAATCGCGTCCTGCCCGAATGGCCTTCGCCGAAACAGTTCAATCATTGCATCATCGCCGTCAAAGTCGGCGATGCCACCGATGCTCCGACCGTCATCAAACATCCCACGCTTGGCCGGTTACTGATCTTCGATCCAACGGATGACGACACGCCCGTCGGCGATTTGCCCGACCACGAACAGGGAAGTTACGCCTTAATCGCTGCGGGTGAGAATGGCGATCTGGTCAAAATGCCTTCGACGCCGCCCGAAGCCAATCGCATGGAGCGAACCGTCGAAGCTTCGTTGGGCGCCGATGGTTCGTTGACGGCGACTGTGCGCGAACGGTCGTTCGGCCAATCCGCCGTCGAGGAGCGTCGCTTGTTCAAACATGCCGCTCGTCCGGAATACAACACGGCAATTGAGCATTGGGTGACCACGACGGTTCCCGCCGCCAAACTGTCGAAAATCGAACCAATGGATAGTTCTTATTCCGGGCAGTTTGCACTGGATGTCGAATTCAGTTCGCCTGCGTATGCCAAATCCATGCGCGGCAATCTGTTGATGTTTAAACCCGCGATTGTGTCGCGCCGTTCGTCGGAATTGTTCACTTCTACGAAACGTACGCACCCAGTGGTGCTGGATGCTGAAGCCTACAGCGAAACCGTCAAGATCAAATTGCCGGACAATTTCGTGGTGGATGAAATTCCCGAAGGTTCGGAAATCAATCTTCCATTCGGAAATTACGCTGCGACGTTTGAAGTCAAAGACGGGCATTTGATCTTCAAACGCTCGCTGGTGTTGAAATCGGCGACGATCCCGGTGGAGCAATACGCAAGCCTGCGCAATTTTTTCGGGCGCGTTATCGGCACAGAACAGGCTCCGGTCGTTCTGGCTAGGAAATGA
- a CDS encoding enoyl-CoA hydratase/isomerase family protein: MFENILLERRGRVALVTINRPDKLNALNIKTREELANALDELRADEEIRVVVLTGAGEKAFVAGADINEFAGRTAVQQRAVMKARNIFVTAEDFPKPLIAMINGFCLGGGCELALSCDIRIAGEKARFGQPEINLGIIPGGGGTQRLTRLVGEGKAMQMILTGEMIDAQEALRIGLVNEVHPVADLEAKTMELANKIAEKSPVALAMAKTAVKAAARTTLRAGLDQEIDLFALCFSSEDKEEGVRAFLEKRKPEFKGR; this comes from the coding sequence ATGTTTGAAAACATCCTGCTCGAACGGCGCGGGCGTGTCGCGCTTGTGACCATTAATCGGCCTGACAAGCTCAATGCGTTGAACATCAAAACTCGTGAAGAACTGGCCAATGCGCTGGATGAGCTTCGCGCCGATGAGGAAATCCGCGTTGTGGTATTGACCGGCGCTGGCGAAAAAGCCTTTGTCGCCGGAGCCGATATCAATGAATTTGCAGGCCGCACGGCGGTTCAGCAGCGCGCCGTGATGAAAGCCCGCAACATCTTCGTCACCGCAGAAGATTTTCCGAAACCGCTGATTGCGATGATCAATGGGTTTTGCCTTGGCGGAGGATGCGAATTGGCATTGTCCTGTGACATTCGCATCGCTGGCGAAAAGGCGCGCTTCGGCCAGCCGGAAATCAATCTGGGCATCATTCCCGGCGGAGGCGGAACACAGCGATTGACCCGACTGGTCGGCGAAGGGAAAGCCATGCAGATGATTTTGACCGGCGAGATGATTGATGCCCAGGAAGCCTTGCGAATTGGCCTGGTCAACGAAGTTCATCCGGTTGCTGATTTGGAAGCCAAAACGATGGAGCTGGCCAACAAGATTGCCGAAAAAAGTCCTGTCGCGCTGGCAATGGCCAAAACTGCGGTCAAAGCCGCTGCTCGCACCACGCTCCGCGCCGGATTGGATCAGGAAATTGACCTTTTCGCGCTCTGTTTTTCCAGCGAAGACAAGGAAGAAGGTGTGCGCGCGTTTCTGGAAAAGCGGAAGCCGGAATTCAAGGGCAGATGA
- a CDS encoding BON domain-containing protein, with the protein MSPNDEERRFPLFTRAQISLIAVGLALLLLAVIVGWLLWKQQRRDVIQAANAAAAKVPAAMAAMPDPNLEPSPLPLPAIEADQALFESVKTALAAYNPLGFQRYSFEVKDGVVTLNGTAEHQPEKDGAESVVRLLAGVKSVVNNLQIKPGTAINSGEPIKLNLAEAKLLDDALRRQIQETQPGSGELQSNSVTNQVAAVPDPQREAERLRREQLAAKQREEETALRLAAEEKLKRETEAYEKRLDEMRRAEAERRARAEQARVDATTLRYGTIAWSGIVDGVEEIVISGSSASVRHIGGNSPRDVRASFSAAVPRSPMDVKLIWQTGRGQIDIVQQPSATNGYTTIIRIDDSQKDGEKRYEFTLRWSLL; encoded by the coding sequence ATGTCGCCGAATGATGAAGAGCGCCGTTTTCCGTTGTTCACTCGCGCACAAATTTCGCTGATCGCTGTTGGCTTGGCGTTGTTATTGTTGGCGGTGATCGTCGGTTGGCTGTTGTGGAAACAACAGCGGCGCGACGTGATTCAAGCCGCCAATGCCGCCGCCGCGAAAGTTCCTGCCGCAATGGCGGCAATGCCCGACCCGAATTTGGAGCCTTCGCCGCTCCCTTTGCCTGCAATTGAAGCGGACCAGGCGCTATTTGAATCCGTCAAAACGGCGCTGGCAGCTTACAACCCGCTTGGGTTCCAGCGATATTCTTTTGAAGTGAAAGATGGCGTTGTCACGCTCAATGGCACAGCCGAACATCAACCCGAAAAAGACGGGGCTGAAAGCGTCGTTCGTTTGCTGGCAGGCGTAAAATCTGTCGTCAATAATTTGCAAATCAAGCCCGGCACAGCCATCAATTCCGGCGAACCGATCAAACTCAATCTGGCCGAGGCCAAGTTGCTGGACGATGCGTTGCGTCGCCAGATTCAGGAAACGCAACCCGGTTCCGGCGAACTTCAATCGAATTCTGTAACGAATCAGGTCGCTGCCGTTCCCGATCCTCAACGCGAAGCCGAGCGTTTGCGACGAGAACAACTGGCCGCGAAACAGCGCGAAGAAGAAACCGCGTTGCGATTGGCCGCCGAAGAAAAACTCAAGCGCGAAACCGAAGCGTACGAAAAACGATTGGATGAGATGCGTCGGGCTGAGGCTGAACGCCGCGCCCGCGCCGAACAAGCCAGAGTGGATGCAACGACGCTTCGATATGGAACCATTGCCTGGAGCGGCATCGTTGACGGCGTGGAAGAAATCGTCATCTCCGGTTCCAGCGCTTCGGTTCGACATATCGGAGGCAATTCGCCGCGCGATGTCCGCGCTTCGTTTAGCGCCGCGGTTCCGCGTTCGCCAATGGATGTGAAACTGATCTGGCAAACGGGTCGTGGACAGATTGACATCGTTCAACAGCCTTCGGCTACCAATGGTTACACCACAATCATCCGCATTGACGACAGCCAGAAAGACGGCGAAAAACGATATGAATTCACTTTGCGCTGGTCTTTATTGTGA
- a CDS encoding dienelactone hydrolase family protein: protein MAGIATNKTKFTADGKEVNAFIAKPENVSKAPAVMVVHEWWGLTPHIEDIAQRYAKEGFIAVAVDLFNGVTTKDAKEASNLMSALKTEQGLDSLKIALNALRNDPEVTNIGVTGFCMGGTFALLLACHAKVEASAPFYGDVPVDTTVIGKLSCPVLFIGGEKDQWITVEKMKRLDTALKQYSKPGEVKIYKGADHAFFNDTRPEVYSKSGAEDAWKTVIAFFNKHLRQGQAAIA, encoded by the coding sequence ATGGCTGGAATCGCCACCAACAAAACCAAATTCACTGCTGACGGCAAAGAGGTCAACGCTTTCATCGCCAAACCGGAAAACGTTTCCAAAGCTCCGGCGGTGATGGTTGTTCACGAATGGTGGGGATTAACCCCGCATATAGAAGACATCGCCCAGCGATACGCCAAGGAAGGCTTCATCGCCGTTGCAGTTGACCTGTTCAACGGCGTCACGACCAAAGATGCCAAAGAAGCCAGTAATTTGATGTCGGCGCTGAAAACGGAGCAAGGTTTGGATTCTTTGAAAATTGCGCTAAACGCGCTGCGCAATGATCCTGAAGTCACAAACATCGGCGTCACAGGGTTCTGCATGGGCGGAACATTCGCGTTGCTGCTGGCCTGTCACGCCAAAGTCGAGGCTTCAGCGCCGTTTTATGGCGACGTGCCCGTGGATACGACCGTCATCGGTAAATTGAGTTGCCCAGTGCTTTTCATCGGCGGCGAAAAGGATCAATGGATCACTGTCGAAAAAATGAAGCGGTTGGACACAGCGCTCAAACAGTACTCAAAGCCAGGCGAGGTAAAGATTTATAAGGGTGCGGATCACGCGTTTTTCAACGACACCCGACCGGAGGTTTATAGCAAATCCGGCGCGGAAGATGCGTGGAAAACCGTCATCGCGTTTTTCAACAAACATCTGCGACAAGGTCAGGCTGCGATAGCCTGA
- a CDS encoding endonuclease III produces the protein MFKFITQNLEATYGVPHNESLEDPLDELIATILSQSTTNINSHRAFASLKTRFPDWEQARRSRPASIASAITSGGLANVKSVVIKNVLNEILGRRGNLDLSFLKTVPLEAARSFLLSLKGVGPKTAACVLLFSCKRPVFPMDTHIFRILRRMGFLPEKISDAVAHQMIEKLIPAQKFYSLHINLITHGRRVCHPKTPRCEQCSLIEHCDFGQSAI, from the coding sequence TTGTTCAAATTCATTACGCAAAATCTTGAAGCCACCTACGGCGTGCCACACAATGAGAGTCTTGAAGACCCGTTGGATGAACTCATCGCCACGATCCTTTCCCAGTCAACCACAAACATCAACAGTCACAGAGCATTTGCCAGTTTGAAAACGCGCTTCCCCGATTGGGAACAGGCTAGGCGTTCGCGTCCGGCAAGCATTGCTTCTGCCATCACATCTGGCGGCTTGGCCAACGTGAAATCCGTGGTTATCAAAAACGTCTTGAATGAAATTTTAGGTCGGCGCGGAAACCTCGACCTGTCTTTTTTGAAAACGGTTCCTCTTGAAGCAGCGCGTAGCTTTCTGCTTTCGCTGAAAGGCGTCGGGCCAAAGACCGCCGCATGTGTTTTACTGTTTTCCTGCAAGCGTCCCGTTTTTCCTATGGACACTCATATTTTTAGAATCCTGCGCCGCATGGGATTTCTGCCGGAAAAGATCAGCGATGCAGTGGCTCACCAGATGATTGAAAAACTGATTCCAGCCCAGAAATTTTATTCACTGCACATAAATCTCATCACTCATGGCAGGCGTGTTTGCCATCCGAAAACTCCGAGATGTGAGCAGTGTTCATTGATAGAACACTGTGATTTTGGACAGAGCGCAATCTGA
- a CDS encoding DUF3857 and transglutaminase domain-containing protein, translating to MKFNRLHAFQALCLSIMLVSGAFAQAMQWKPVDPAHLAMKAPLVEKDADAEVLLWEVYINTASDSGTDFTNFVRIKIFTERGKEAHSKIDIPYLNGVSVRDIAGRTIKPDGSIVELKKDAIFDRELIKAGRLKLKAKSFALPGIEPGTIIEYRWREVYGYITNYVKMELQRDIPVQLVRYYLKPNPYVTVPMKTVTFQSNPPPFVKDKDGYYLTQLTNVPAFHEEPNMPPEDQVKAWMLVYYAPDYKKPPMEFWKEEGKHQYELHKGEMKVNDDIRRVATEAIGDASAPEQKLERLFNFCRTKIKNVNDDASGLTADQVEKLKENKSPADTLKRGYGSGPDINFLFAAMATAAGFESRFVRLGDRGRKFFDPNFTDTYFMGGYNIAVKMGDKWRFFDPGSGYIPFGMLRWQEEGISALIADPKDPQMIETPMSPAERSMKKRSAKFRLTEDGTLEGQVQVEYTGHFAVEMKEDYDDETPQQREKKLSDTVKSRIGAELSDIKIESANDPLKPFVYSYKVKAPGYAERTGKRLFLQPAFFQKGIAQLFPSSTRQQDVYFHFHWTEDDYVEIALPDGFTLENPEAPGSHDFGAAGGYETSIGVTKDQKIMVYKRKFKFSALMLPKANYGAIKNAFDAIHQADNHTITLKQDVTAPKQ from the coding sequence ATGAAATTCAATCGTTTACACGCTTTTCAGGCGCTCTGCCTTTCCATCATGTTGGTGTCGGGAGCGTTTGCCCAGGCAATGCAATGGAAGCCCGTTGACCCGGCGCATCTGGCAATGAAAGCGCCGCTTGTCGAAAAGGACGCCGACGCCGAAGTTCTGCTGTGGGAAGTGTACATCAACACCGCTTCGGATTCCGGCACGGATTTCACCAACTTTGTCCGCATCAAAATCTTCACCGAACGCGGCAAAGAAGCCCATAGTAAAATTGACATTCCCTATCTGAACGGCGTTTCGGTCCGGGACATCGCCGGGCGAACCATCAAACCCGACGGAAGCATCGTGGAACTCAAAAAAGACGCCATCTTCGACCGCGAACTGATCAAAGCGGGCAGGCTGAAATTGAAGGCCAAATCCTTCGCATTGCCGGGCATCGAACCGGGCACAATCATCGAATATCGCTGGCGCGAGGTGTACGGCTACATCACGAATTACGTGAAGATGGAATTGCAGCGCGACATTCCGGTGCAACTGGTTCGCTATTACCTGAAGCCGAATCCATACGTTACCGTTCCGATGAAAACGGTGACGTTTCAAAGCAATCCTCCGCCGTTTGTCAAAGATAAGGACGGGTATTACCTGACACAATTGACCAACGTGCCCGCTTTTCACGAAGAGCCGAATATGCCGCCCGAAGATCAGGTCAAAGCCTGGATGCTGGTGTATTACGCGCCGGATTATAAAAAGCCTCCGATGGAGTTCTGGAAAGAGGAAGGCAAACACCAATATGAGCTTCACAAAGGCGAAATGAAGGTCAACGATGACATTCGCCGCGTAGCCACCGAAGCGATTGGTGATGCTTCAGCACCTGAACAAAAACTGGAACGGTTGTTCAATTTCTGCCGCACGAAAATCAAAAACGTAAATGATGACGCTTCGGGGTTGACGGCGGATCAGGTGGAAAAGCTCAAAGAAAACAAATCGCCCGCCGACACGCTCAAACGCGGATACGGCAGCGGGCCCGACATCAACTTCCTGTTTGCCGCAATGGCGACAGCGGCTGGCTTTGAATCGCGCTTTGTCAGGCTCGGCGACCGTGGCCGTAAATTCTTCGACCCGAATTTTACCGACACGTATTTTATGGGCGGGTACAACATCGCCGTGAAGATGGGAGACAAGTGGCGATTCTTCGATCCGGGCAGCGGCTACATTCCCTTCGGCATGCTGCGCTGGCAGGAAGAAGGCATCAGCGCGCTGATTGCCGATCCGAAAGACCCGCAAATGATCGAAACGCCGATGTCGCCCGCCGAACGATCCATGAAAAAACGTTCCGCCAAGTTCCGGCTGACGGAAGATGGCACGCTGGAAGGCCAGGTGCAGGTTGAATACACAGGACATTTCGCCGTCGAAATGAAAGAAGATTACGACGACGAAACTCCGCAACAACGCGAGAAAAAACTCAGCGATACGGTCAAAAGCCGCATTGGCGCGGAACTTTCCGACATCAAGATTGAAAGCGCCAACGACCCGCTGAAACCGTTTGTCTACAGCTACAAAGTCAAAGCACCGGGATACGCCGAACGCACGGGCAAGCGACTGTTCCTGCAACCGGCATTTTTCCAGAAGGGCATCGCGCAACTGTTTCCCAGCAGCACCCGCCAGCAGGATGTTTATTTCCACTTTCACTGGACGGAAGACGATTACGTGGAAATTGCGTTGCCCGATGGGTTCACGCTGGAAAACCCGGAAGCGCCTGGTTCTCACGATTTCGGCGCGGCAGGCGGTTACGAAACTTCGATCGGCGTGACAAAGGATCAAAAGATCATGGTTTACAAACGCAAGTTTAAGTTTTCGGCCCTGATGCTGCCGAAAGCGAACTACGGGGCGATCAAAAACGCCTTCGACGCCATCCATCAAGCGGACAACCACACCATCACGTTGAAACAGGACGTGACCGCGCCGAAACAGTGA
- a CDS encoding DUF1501 domain-containing protein — protein MNRRFFLKSSGIALASVGAMTLSPSFLTRTLAQTGKNGRKRILITIFQRGAMDGLNAVVPFGDDTYYNLRPSIAVARPNSGDATTAIDLDGFFGLHPSLAPFKAIYDSGELAIIHAVGSPDSTRSHFDAQDYMESGTPGVKSTTDGWLNRYLQANPDSKASPFRAVSMGANLPRTMQGKAAAIAMNSINDFGIRAGGGQMGQALQGGFEAMYQQTVNDALRGTGKETFEAVKMLKQVNPGQYQPTAGVVYPRGQFGERLKQVAQLIKSNIGLEVAFTDISGWDTHANQGSGQGQLANRFTEFASGISALYADLKDRAEEVVILTMTEFGRTAKENGNRGTDHGHGSVMFALGGSVKGGKVYGKWPGLKPNELNEQRDLAITTDFRDVFAELAKTHLGATNLNSIFPGYQVNAANFKGLIKA, from the coding sequence ATGAACAGAAGATTTTTCCTGAAAAGCAGTGGAATTGCACTGGCCAGCGTTGGCGCAATGACACTTTCCCCATCGTTTTTGACTCGCACGCTGGCCCAGACGGGTAAAAACGGGCGCAAACGAATTCTGATCACGATCTTTCAGCGCGGAGCGATGGACGGATTGAACGCGGTCGTGCCATTTGGCGATGATACCTATTACAACTTGCGACCGAGCATTGCTGTTGCTCGACCCAACAGTGGCGATGCGACCACGGCAATTGATCTGGATGGATTTTTCGGATTGCACCCATCGCTTGCGCCATTCAAAGCAATTTACGATTCCGGCGAACTGGCAATTATTCACGCAGTGGGCTCACCGGACAGCACGCGCTCGCATTTCGACGCTCAGGATTACATGGAGTCCGGAACGCCCGGCGTGAAAAGCACTACGGATGGTTGGTTGAATCGGTATTTGCAAGCCAACCCCGATTCAAAAGCCTCTCCTTTCCGCGCGGTTTCGATGGGCGCAAACCTGCCGCGCACGATGCAGGGCAAAGCCGCCGCAATCGCCATGAACAGCATCAACGATTTCGGCATTCGCGCTGGAGGCGGCCAGATGGGACAAGCCCTACAGGGCGGGTTTGAAGCGATGTACCAGCAAACAGTCAACGATGCGTTGCGCGGCACCGGCAAGGAAACCTTTGAAGCCGTCAAAATGCTGAAACAGGTCAATCCGGGTCAGTATCAGCCAACAGCCGGAGTCGTTTATCCGCGCGGGCAATTTGGCGAACGCCTGAAACAAGTCGCCCAACTCATCAAATCGAACATTGGCTTGGAAGTCGCCTTCACGGACATCAGCGGTTGGGATACGCACGCCAATCAAGGCTCCGGACAGGGCCAGTTGGCCAATCGCTTCACCGAATTTGCCAGCGGCATTTCCGCGCTTTACGCGGATTTGAAAGATCGCGCCGAGGAAGTTGTCATTTTGACGATGACCGAATTTGGCCGCACGGCGAAAGAAAATGGCAATCGTGGAACCGACCATGGCCATGGAAGCGTCATGTTTGCGCTGGGCGGTTCGGTCAAAGGCGGCAAGGTATATGGCAAATGGCCGGGGTTAAAGCCGAATGAACTAAACGAGCAACGCGATTTGGCCATTACAACGGATTTTCGTGATGTGTTTGCCGAACTGGCGAAAACTCATCTGGGCGCAACAAACCTGAACTCCATTTTCCCCGGGTATCAGGTCAACGCAGCGAATTTCAAAGGGCTGATAAAAGCCTGA
- a CDS encoding DUF1800 domain-containing protein: MKRTTVARFRANALACLLALGMPLASFSPQAFAQDSKKAKTKPQAALPKSLSAEQKTIHLLDRITFGARPGDVERVMKMGWEKYLDEQLHPDRISDTTLDQKLKNIESIHLSNAELANYYPPPQVVQQALKAKGLELPAFANGANAPTGQTEQDQAANQAKRREIQKMLKEMGYKQPQQVALELQQSKILRAVYSERQLQEVMTDFWFNHFNVFLQKGADRVLTTTYERDVIRPNVFGKFEDLLKATAESPAMLFYLDNWMSAAPNAQAVQRREQMAKVLQRRQARFGDQMTEQEKQQMANNMERLKRAPRGLNENYAREIMELHTLGVDGGYTQKDVQEVARCFTGWTLKQPRNGAEFFFNPMIHDDGEKTVLGKRIVAGGGQKDGYAVIHLLATHPSTAKFISTKLARKFVNDNPPEALVTRMAETFKKTGGDIREVLRTMLTSPEFFAAENYRAKIKTPFEMTVSAVRAIGADTMAGPQFHRWIAQMGEALFMAQPPTGYPDTAEYWVNTGALLERMNFALALAANRIPGTRSNIAALVPDLESLQPSQIVDRYAKLLLKGELSPQSRATIDKSLNEQLLAKNDGSKAVDAAKVVGLILGSPEFQRQ, translated from the coding sequence ATGAAAAGAACTACCGTGGCTCGATTTAGAGCAAATGCTTTGGCATGTTTGCTGGCGCTGGGGATGCCATTGGCTTCGTTCTCACCGCAAGCGTTTGCTCAGGATTCCAAAAAGGCTAAAACAAAACCTCAGGCGGCGTTGCCCAAAAGCCTTTCCGCCGAACAAAAAACAATTCACTTACTGGATCGCATTACCTTTGGCGCACGGCCGGGCGATGTTGAGCGTGTAATGAAAATGGGTTGGGAAAAATACCTGGACGAACAGCTTCATCCTGACCGCATCTCGGATACAACGCTCGATCAAAAATTGAAAAACATCGAAAGCATCCACCTCAGCAACGCTGAACTAGCCAATTATTATCCGCCGCCGCAAGTCGTTCAGCAGGCACTGAAGGCGAAAGGCCTGGAATTGCCTGCTTTCGCCAACGGCGCAAACGCACCAACCGGTCAAACCGAACAGGATCAGGCGGCGAATCAGGCCAAACGCCGTGAAATCCAGAAAATGCTCAAAGAAATGGGCTACAAACAACCTCAGCAGGTTGCGCTGGAATTGCAGCAATCCAAAATCCTGCGCGCCGTTTACAGCGAACGGCAGTTACAGGAAGTAATGACCGATTTCTGGTTTAATCACTTCAACGTCTTTCTGCAAAAAGGCGCTGATCGCGTGCTGACGACGACTTACGAACGCGACGTGATTCGTCCAAACGTGTTTGGCAAGTTCGAGGATTTATTGAAAGCCACGGCTGAAAGCCCCGCCATGCTGTTTTACCTGGATAACTGGATGAGCGCCGCGCCGAACGCCCAAGCCGTGCAGCGCCGAGAACAAATGGCCAAAGTGCTGCAACGCAGACAGGCGCGATTCGGCGACCAGATGACGGAGCAGGAAAAGCAGCAGATGGCTAATAATATGGAGCGCTTGAAACGAGCGCCTCGTGGATTGAACGAAAATTATGCCCGCGAAATCATGGAGCTTCACACGCTGGGCGTTGATGGCGGGTACACGCAAAAAGACGTTCAGGAAGTCGCTCGCTGCTTCACGGGTTGGACACTGAAACAACCTCGCAACGGCGCGGAATTTTTCTTCAATCCGATGATTCACGACGACGGCGAAAAAACCGTGCTCGGCAAAAGAATTGTTGCTGGCGGAGGTCAGAAAGATGGATACGCCGTGATTCATCTGCTGGCGACGCACCCTTCGACGGCGAAATTCATTTCAACAAAACTCGCTCGCAAATTCGTCAACGACAATCCGCCGGAAGCGCTGGTCACCCGAATGGCCGAAACCTTCAAAAAAACTGGCGGCGATATTCGCGAAGTGCTGCGGACGATGCTGACTTCGCCGGAGTTTTTCGCTGCGGAAAATTACCGTGCAAAGATCAAAACGCCGTTTGAAATGACCGTCAGTGCAGTTCGTGCCATCGGTGCGGACACCATGGCTGGCCCGCAATTCCATCGCTGGATTGCGCAAATGGGCGAAGCGTTGTTTATGGCGCAACCGCCGACCGGTTACCCTGATACAGCCGAATACTGGGTGAACACAGGCGCATTGCTCGAACGCATGAACTTCGCGCTGGCGTTGGCGGCCAATCGAATTCCCGGCACGCGATCCAACATTGCGGCTCTGGTTCCTGACCTGGAATCCCTGCAACCATCGCAAATCGTTGATCGGTACGCCAAACTGCTGCTGAAAGGCGAACTTTCTCCGCAATCGCGAGCAACGATAGATAAAAGTTTGAACGAACAACTGTTGGCGAAAAACGACGGTTCAAAAGCCGTGGACGCCGCGAAAGTTGTTGGATTGATTCTGGGTTCGCCGGAGTTCCAAAGGCAGTAA